In Arthrobacter sp. QXT-31, one genomic interval encodes:
- a CDS encoding GAF and ANTAR domain-containing protein, with protein MQANLPLADELAALTARIADLLLTHETVDEAISALAQALKEAIPGTLGAGVSLMDTRGRRTSTASTDPDILQADQLQYDLRQGPCLTAWAQQTTVTVEDTRTDHRWPAWSRAIASLPVRSVISTPLSTPDGAIGALKVYSSVPNGFDSKAVRLLELLARPAALMLANTQARDTAQHLSDGLIGALGARDAIGTASGIVMERLHVSRGQALATLISASRRRNEPLHQLAEDIIGGGDV; from the coding sequence ATGCAAGCCAACCTGCCCCTCGCCGATGAACTGGCAGCTCTCACCGCCAGGATCGCCGACCTCCTGCTGACCCACGAAACTGTCGACGAAGCCATTTCGGCGCTGGCCCAGGCCCTGAAAGAGGCCATCCCGGGAACGTTGGGGGCGGGAGTCAGCCTGATGGATACACGAGGCCGGCGCACCAGCACGGCCTCAACCGACCCCGACATCCTGCAGGCAGACCAGCTCCAGTACGACCTCCGGCAGGGGCCATGCCTGACCGCCTGGGCCCAGCAGACAACCGTGACCGTGGAGGACACCCGGACCGACCACCGGTGGCCCGCTTGGAGCCGCGCCATCGCCAGCCTGCCTGTGCGCTCGGTGATCAGCACTCCGCTATCCACTCCGGACGGCGCCATCGGTGCGCTGAAGGTCTACTCGTCCGTTCCGAACGGCTTCGATTCCAAGGCCGTCCGCCTGCTTGAACTGCTGGCCCGCCCTGCTGCCCTCATGCTTGCCAATACCCAGGCCCGCGACACGGCACAGCACCTCAGTGACGGGCTCATCGGCGCCCTCGGCGCCCGCGATGCCATCGGCACAGCCAGCGGAATCGTCATGGAACGGCTCCATGTCAGCCGCGGCCAGGCACTCGCCACGCTCATCAGTGCCTCCAGACGCCGGAACGAACCGCTACACCAGCTCGCCGAGGACATTATCGGCGGCGGCGACGTGTAA
- a CDS encoding protein adenylyltransferase SelO, producing MSASAASTVTFESRFATELAEMGIPWKAEEVPSPRLLVLNEPLAAELGFDPAFLSSPEGLPLLIGNAVPDGATPVAQAYSGHQFGWFAPRLGDGRALLLGEIAGVDGRLRDIHLKGSGRTPFARGGDGLAVVGPMLREYIVSEAMHALGIPTTRSLAVVATDRPVQRETVLPGAVLTRIAGSHLRVGSFQYARATGDGALLRRLADHAIARHYPDAAEAGNPYLALFDAVIGAQASLVAQWMLVGFIHGVMNTDNMAVSGETIDYGPCAFMDAFDPATVYSSIDETGRYAYANQPLIAEWNLARLAEAMLPLFDDDEERAVERAQESLGAFRQQYSAAWFAGMKAKLGLDTVADDDASPLTDELLGLLREGRVDYTSFFRQLGSAARGKVGPARSMFLELEAFDAWAERWRALNPDADAMDRINPAYVPRNHLVEEALGSATEGDLGPLQRLLEAVTDPYNERPGVERYAEGAPESFGPYRTFCGT from the coding sequence GAGCTTGCCGAAATGGGCATTCCCTGGAAGGCCGAGGAGGTCCCCAGCCCCCGGCTGCTGGTCCTGAATGAGCCGCTGGCCGCGGAACTGGGTTTTGATCCGGCTTTCCTCAGCAGCCCCGAAGGGCTTCCGCTGCTGATCGGCAATGCAGTGCCCGACGGCGCCACTCCCGTTGCGCAGGCATACTCCGGCCACCAGTTTGGCTGGTTTGCGCCGAGGCTGGGTGATGGCCGTGCGCTCCTGCTCGGTGAGATTGCCGGCGTCGACGGCCGCCTCCGTGACATCCACCTGAAGGGTTCCGGCCGCACACCGTTCGCCCGGGGTGGCGACGGCTTGGCCGTCGTCGGGCCGATGCTGCGCGAATACATCGTCAGCGAAGCGATGCACGCGCTGGGCATTCCCACGACCCGGTCGCTCGCCGTCGTGGCCACTGACCGTCCTGTCCAGCGGGAAACCGTGCTGCCGGGAGCGGTCCTGACGCGCATCGCGGGCAGCCATCTGCGGGTGGGAAGTTTCCAGTACGCCCGGGCGACCGGTGACGGCGCTCTCCTCCGCCGCCTTGCCGACCACGCGATTGCCCGCCACTATCCGGACGCCGCGGAGGCGGGCAACCCATATCTGGCACTGTTCGATGCGGTGATCGGGGCCCAGGCTTCGCTGGTGGCCCAGTGGATGCTGGTGGGCTTCATCCACGGCGTGATGAACACGGACAACATGGCCGTCTCGGGCGAGACCATCGACTACGGCCCCTGCGCCTTCATGGACGCCTTCGACCCCGCCACCGTCTACAGCTCCATCGACGAGACCGGCCGTTACGCCTATGCGAACCAGCCCCTCATCGCAGAGTGGAACCTTGCGCGCCTGGCGGAGGCGATGCTGCCGCTGTTCGACGACGACGAGGAGCGCGCCGTCGAGCGCGCCCAGGAGTCGCTGGGGGCATTCCGCCAGCAGTACAGTGCCGCCTGGTTCGCGGGCATGAAGGCGAAGCTCGGGTTGGACACTGTGGCCGATGACGATGCTTCGCCTCTGACTGACGAACTGCTCGGGCTTCTGCGGGAGGGGCGGGTCGACTACACGTCGTTCTTCCGGCAGCTTGGAAGCGCGGCCCGCGGCAAGGTCGGGCCCGCACGGAGCATGTTCTTAGAGCTAGAGGCATTCGATGCCTGGGCAGAACGCTGGCGGGCACTCAACCCGGATGCGGACGCCATGGACCGGATCAACCCTGCCTATGTTCCCCGCAACCACCTCGTTGAGGAAGCACTCGGCTCTGCGACCGAAGGTGACCTTGGGCCGCTCCAGCGGCTGCTCGAAGCGGTGACGGATCCCTATAACGAGCGTCCCGGCGTCGAACGCTATGCGGAGGGCGCGCCGGAAAGCTTTGGTCCCTACCGGACCTTCTGCGGTACCTGA
- a CDS encoding ArsR/SmtB family transcription factor, translating into MTERAGLGERVAAGDAELFKALAHPARVHVLAVLASGPASVAELCSATGLKPSHLAGHLAQLRAQHLVSGRRTGGRLQYWLSVPEIADLLLVAESVLRARAAADAGGLARIRESQAVSGGLEAAVLTDQSAAVLEESLGRRALVTDAVRTVSARTGRTTEQVLAGFLTEARERSLTLAEVSGEAVADSGAR; encoded by the coding sequence GTGACGGAACGTGCAGGACTCGGGGAACGGGTCGCGGCTGGTGACGCGGAACTGTTCAAGGCGCTGGCGCACCCTGCCAGGGTCCATGTGCTTGCGGTGCTCGCGTCCGGCCCTGCCAGCGTGGCGGAATTGTGTTCAGCCACAGGACTGAAGCCATCGCATCTTGCCGGTCATCTCGCTCAGTTGCGTGCCCAGCACCTTGTGAGTGGACGCCGGACAGGCGGGCGCCTGCAATACTGGCTGTCCGTTCCCGAGATCGCGGATCTGCTGCTTGTTGCCGAGTCCGTGCTGCGCGCCCGGGCCGCCGCGGACGCGGGCGGCCTGGCCCGCATCAGAGAGTCGCAGGCAGTGTCGGGTGGCTTGGAGGCGGCCGTCCTGACCGACCAGTCCGCGGCTGTACTGGAGGAATCGCTGGGAAGGCGCGCGCTGGTAACTGACGCTGTCCGGACCGTCAGTGCAAGAACCGGCCGCACCACCGAGCAGGTCCTGGCCGGATTCCTGACTGAGGCGCGGGAGCGCAGCCTCACGCTGGCCGAGGTGTCCGGCGAGGCGGTTGCGGACTCCGGCGCCCGCTGA